The nucleotide sequence GGGCGATCGTGCGCGACGAGGCTGATCAGGTGATCTATGAGGCGGCCGTAACATTTGCGGGGGAGTGGAAGATCCCGATAGCCGCGTGACTGCGGTACCCGACCCCGTGACAGCAATCCATGTTGCAAAGTGCGCCTCAGAAGCGCATCAATCGTCGACTCCTCATTCGTGAGCGTCCACGATGGCCGGCAGGATTGTGCGCTTTACGATCTCGGCCGCATCGGCAGCGGGGTCGCGCGAGGCCACACGGGTGAACGCCGGCAGCGCGATGGTGCTGGCGGATAGATGGGTTGGCGAGGGATGCTGGGATATTCGCATCACCGACCCAGGCGGCATCGAAAGAGGCCTGTCTACCTTCAGGCAGACGTTGCCTATGCTTAGACGTATCGCCTCCCGGCAAACAGACATGTAGCACGCGGCCCGCCCGGTTCGCCGCGGCAAGTTTTCTTGGGCCTTCGATCCCGGTGGGCGGAAGGAACAAGGGGCCTAGCGCGTGGCGTCCAGCCCATTGTCGAACAAGGTCGTGTAGTCGAGCCTCGTAGCCGTCAGCCGCGCTTCCAGCTCCAACGACTTGATCCGATGACGTCGCGAAAGGTAGCGCGGGATCTCGGCCGACCCGGGATCCCCGGCCGCCTGGCATTCCGCTGCCTCCGATGCGAACTCACGGGCCAGCAGCTCGTCAGCTTTGGCCCCATTCACCGGAAGCCGCATCAACTCCAGCATATCGGCTCGCATACGTCTTCCCGTGCTGATTGAGTCCTTAGCCTCAACTGGGCAATCGCGCTCTTACGTCTACGTGAGGTTGATCCAAGGAGGCCACGGCTCATAACCCCCGCTCCACGCCCAACCGCTTGAAGGACTGAGTCGGGAGCGCCCGTTTGATCGCCCAACCTAGCTGAGGTGAGGAGCAGGAACCCGCCCCATGCCGGGCAAGCCCAGCCACATCGTTGGCCGTGTCGAGACAATCCCTGACCGTGCGGTGGGACGCCGGTTTGAGGCGGAAGCGGCATGCAAGGGGCATCAGGATCGGCGGCGCGCTCAGGATGAGAAAACGGCACGACTGAAGGCGCTGCGACTGGCTAAGGAAGCTCAGCGCCGGACCTCGCCGACTTCGTAGCCACGGCCCGCTCAGTTCACCAAGGCGAAGCTGTGGCGGGAATCGCCCCGGCCGGTCACCGGGTGGTGGGCCGCCGTCCCGGCTTCGATGTCTGAGCCCTGCTCAGCACGTTGGGATCTTAAGGAAGGTCGGGCCAAGCCAAGTCTCGTAGGCGCTTTCGATCGCAGCCTTTATCCGGGCAAGGGCTTTCAGCATACCGGCGGGAAGCGGGTTGCGCATCGTCGGCTGCTGTCCTCACGTCTTCTCCGGCCGGGCCAGCAAGATCGCTGTACGGACCATCGCCCGCTGAACGCCAACGGTCGCCGTAGGGCTTTCCAGCGCGCGCTTGACATTCACTTGGCCGTAGACGGCCTCGGCAAGATCCAGGTTCCAGCCTTCGGAAAATCGAAAGGGTGCTCTCAATCGGCCATCGAGTAGCGCATCAACGGCCGCATCGACCTCCGCATGGGTGATGGTTTGTGATCGCAGGAGATCGCTGATCGTCGGGGATGATTCGGCCATGGCGTAAGGATAGCGTTCCCCCTTTGGACGCCCAGCTTGGAACGCCGTGCTGACGCGGGTACGGGGCGCGATCTGCGTGCGGTAGGCGGTTGTGTTTGCGAAAACGATACGCTCGGCAAAAAGGCTGCTCACCGTCACCGGGGCTCGTACGAGTGTGACGCAATAGTTTTCGCGGATCCTGCCGTGCTGGGGGTGGACCGAGCAAAGGTCGACGTCCGTTCGGCCGAGCTCCGTCGCCTGCGCGTCGAACCGCTCCAGAAAGTCGAGCATCGCGGCTTCCGTCCTCTACCACTGCTCGTCATGAAGGCCTGGGCACGGACGGTCAGCCGAAATCAGGCTCTCGAAGTAGGCCCGTCATCCGTCGCGACCTCGCGCGGCCCGCAGAACTTGGACCGCTTGCTCCCACGCCCCGCCGTTTTCGCGGGCGGCGTCTTGTCGACGAGGATGATGTGCGGCGCGCCTCTCGGGCCCGCGCAGGACGTCTGGGCGGGCGTGACTTCGATGTCGGCGATACATCGCTTCTTCGATGCCGAGCGATGCATTGAAATCATGTGGCCGGACCACTTGTTTGCGCTCGCGCAAAGAGCCGGTTCCGCATTGTCGCTACGATGCTCGAACAGGTGCCGTCGCGTCGGAGGCTGGATTGAAGGTCCAATGGGGGAATGCCGGTCTGCGGGGCCTGGACCCCGCGAAGGGACCTGGAACCCGGCACCTGGGGTCTCGGCGGCCTCACTCATCACCTCGTTCTTCGAGTTGCGCCGAAGCGAAGGCCGAGCCCTTCGTTCCACGTGGGGTGCCGGCGATATGCGCCAGTTGACGCCCGTTCCCTCCGAGGGCCAGCCATTGGGAGAACGCAGCGGGGAGGTCCGCGCCGTCCTCCATCTTCCGATCGAGCGCCAAGGTGCGGCCGTGATCCGGTTTTCCTCGAACATGGAACCGCAACGTTCGTCTTCACCCGTCACGACCGTGGCCGAGCCTAGCTGAGGGGCTGTCAGTGCAAGAGCCGCAGGTTCAAGGGGGAGTGCCGACCCGAGGTGGCCGGGTACGGGAGCTGCTGACCTTCCTGGTCCTCGCCGTGCTGATCTGGCCCTTCATCGCCATCGGAGTGGTCTCGGGCTGGGGCTTCCTTGTCTGGATGTACTACGCGTTCACCGGCCCTCCGGGGCCTGTCTAGGAGAGAGCGATGGCGCGTGAACAAGCGTCCTGGTCCCGGCGGGACCTGCTGGGCGGCCGTTCGGCCGCGGGCCGAGCGGCAGGCGGAGAGCACCATGTCAGCGGGCTGGTGGTCCACGCCCGGCCCGAGCGCCTAGCCGCCGTGCTGACCTCGCTCAACGCGATGCCGGGCCTCGACGTGCACGGGGACAATCCCGCCGGGAAGATCGTCGCGACGTTGGAGACCCGGACCGAGGACGACGTCGTGCAGCGGCTGGGCGAGATCGGGGAGCTGCCCGGCGTCCTCTCCACCGCGCTCGTCTACCACCGTTTCGGCTAGGCACGCCGGACGGCCACGCCCATCTATCCAGGAGTCGATCATGGACGTGTCTCGTCGAACCTTGCTGAAGGCCCAGGCCGCCACCGCGGCGGCGGCCGTCGCGGGCATTGACCTGCCGGCCGGGGCGCAGAACCTCGCGGCCGGGGAGGACATCGCCCTCAAATGGTCGAAGGCGCCGTGCCGGTTCTGCGGCACGGGATGCGGCGTCATGGTCGGGGTGAAGGAGGGGCGCGTCGTAGCGACCCACGGCGACATGCAGGCCGAGGTCAATCGTGGCCTGAACTGCGTGAAAGGGTATTTCCTCTCGAAGATCATGTATGGCGCGGACCGGCTGACGCAGCCGCTGATGAGGGTCCGCGACGGCAAGTTCGACAAGAACGCCGAGCTGCAGCCGGTCTCATGGGATCAGGCCTTCGACGAAATGGCGCGGCAGTGGAAGCGCGTCCTTCGCGAGAAGGGGCCGAAGGCCGTCGGCATGTTCGGCTCGGGCCAGTGGACCATCTTCGAGGGCTATGCGGCGACCAAGCTCATGCGGGCCGGCTTCCGCTCGAACAACCTCGATCCGAACGCCCGCCATTGCATGGCCTCGGCCGCCGTCGGCTTCATCCGCACATTCGGCATGGACGAGCCGATGGGATGCTACGACGACTTCGAGCATGCCGACGCCTTCGTGCTTTGGGGGTCGAACATGGCGGAGATGCATCCGATCCTATGGACGAGGGTCATCGACCGCCGCCTGAGTGCGCCGCACGTCCGCATCGCGACCCTCTCCACTTACGAGCATCGCACGACCGAGCTGTCGGATCAGTCCCTGATCTTTCAACCGGGGACCGACCTCGCCATCCTGAACTTCGTGGCGAACTACATCATCCAGAACGGCGCCGTGAACCGCGACTTTGTCGAACGTCATGTGAACTTCCGGGTGGCCAACACGGATATCGGCTACGGCCTCCGGCCCGAGCACGTGTTGGAGCAGCGAGCCACCCATGCCAACGAGGCCGCCGTCTCGCAGCCGTCGAACTTCGATGCCTATGCGCGGATGGTAGGGGAGTACACCCTCGAAAAGACCAGCGAGCTGACCGGAGTATCGCAGGAGCGACTCCTGACGCTCGCGAAGATGTACGCCGACCCCAAGATCAAGGTGATGTCGCTCTGGACGATGGGTTTCAACCAGCACGTCCGTGGCGTCTGGGCGAACCACCTCGTCTACAACATCCACCTCCTGACCGGAAAGATCTCGGAACCCGGCAATAGCCCCTTCTCGCTGACCGGCCAGCCCTCCGCTTGCGGCACGGCTCGCGAGGTCGGCACCTTCTCCCACCGCCTGCCCGCGGACATGCAGGTCAACAACCCCGAGCATCGCAAGCATGCCGAGGCGATCTGGAAGCTACCCCCTGGCCTATTGAACGGCGAGATCGGATACCATGCCGTGCAGCAGGACCGGATGCTCAAGGACGGTAAGCTCAACGCTTACTGGATCATGTGCAACAACAACCTGCAGACGGCTCCCAACACGAACGCGGAGACCTATCCGGGCTATCGCAACCCGGCCAACTTCGTCGTCTGCTCGGATCCCTACCCCACCGTGACCGCGATGGCCGCCGACGTCGTGCTGCCCACGGCCATGTGGGTCGAGAAGGAAGGCGCCTACGGCAACGCCGAGCGCCGAACCCACATGTGGCGTCAGCTCGTCAACGCCCCCGGCGACGCTCGCTCGGACCTGTGGCAGCTCATGGAGTTCTCCAAGCGGTTCACCACCGACGAGGCATGGGCGCCGGAGATCCTGGCCGCCCATCCGGAGTACAAGGGCAAATCCCTCTTCGACGTGCTCTGGCGTAACGGCAGCGTCGACCGCTTCGGCCTGGACGAGACGGCCCGGGAGCATGAGAACTTCGAGTCGAAGCGGTTCGGCTTCTATGTCCAGAAGGGCCTGTTCGAGGAATACGCCGCGTTCGGGCGTGGACACGGCCACGACCTGGCGCCCTTCGAGCGTTACCATGAGGTCCGCGGCCTGCGCTGGCCCGTCGTCGATGGCAAGGAGACGCGCTGGCGCTACCGGGAGGGACATGATCCCTACGTCGAGAAGGGGGCCGGCTGGCAGTTCTACGGCAACCCCGATCGTAGGGCGGTCGTCATGGCGGCTCCCTACGAGCCGCCGGCCGAGGCGCCGGACCA is from Methylobacterium radiodurans and encodes:
- a CDS encoding periplasmic nitrate reductase, NapE protein: MPTRGGRVRELLTFLVLAVLIWPFIAIGVVSGWGFLVWMYYAFTGPPGPV
- a CDS encoding chaperone NapD, which translates into the protein MAREQASWSRRDLLGGRSAAGRAAGGEHHVSGLVVHARPERLAAVLTSLNAMPGLDVHGDNPAGKIVATLETRTEDDVVQRLGEIGELPGVLSTALVYHRFG
- the napA gene encoding nitrate reductase catalytic subunit NapA, translated to MDVSRRTLLKAQAATAAAAVAGIDLPAGAQNLAAGEDIALKWSKAPCRFCGTGCGVMVGVKEGRVVATHGDMQAEVNRGLNCVKGYFLSKIMYGADRLTQPLMRVRDGKFDKNAELQPVSWDQAFDEMARQWKRVLREKGPKAVGMFGSGQWTIFEGYAATKLMRAGFRSNNLDPNARHCMASAAVGFIRTFGMDEPMGCYDDFEHADAFVLWGSNMAEMHPILWTRVIDRRLSAPHVRIATLSTYEHRTTELSDQSLIFQPGTDLAILNFVANYIIQNGAVNRDFVERHVNFRVANTDIGYGLRPEHVLEQRATHANEAAVSQPSNFDAYARMVGEYTLEKTSELTGVSQERLLTLAKMYADPKIKVMSLWTMGFNQHVRGVWANHLVYNIHLLTGKISEPGNSPFSLTGQPSACGTAREVGTFSHRLPADMQVNNPEHRKHAEAIWKLPPGLLNGEIGYHAVQQDRMLKDGKLNAYWIMCNNNLQTAPNTNAETYPGYRNPANFVVCSDPYPTVTAMAADVVLPTAMWVEKEGAYGNAERRTHMWRQLVNAPGDARSDLWQLMEFSKRFTTDEAWAPEILAAHPEYKGKSLFDVLWRNGSVDRFGLDETAREHENFESKRFGFYVQKGLFEEYAAFGRGHGHDLAPFERYHEVRGLRWPVVDGKETRWRYREGHDPYVEKGAGWQFYGNPDRRAVVMAAPYEPPAEAPDQEYDLWLVTGRVLEHWHSGSMTMRVPELYRAFTGAVMFMHPDDAQKRGLRRGQEVRIVSRRGEIRSRVETRGRNKMPPGRVFVPFFDASQLINKATLDATDPISKQTDFKKCAVKVIGVAMTERGAE